Proteins encoded in a region of the Anguilla anguilla isolate fAngAng1 chromosome 10, fAngAng1.pri, whole genome shotgun sequence genome:
- the LOC118237069 gene encoding outer dense fiber protein 2-like isoform X2: MNTTSASPPLHVHVPESTPVHVHMKKGRKMKEAKMKGDTGSQQTSVRRKARVPWIPPGKGSTRDALYKWEGPTHRLEMRPAPEPDLSQSALRLADLSSDEEEALQGRIHQYERKIDSLMTEVGSLKNEVELRKKEQQLSASQRVIQEQEDELVEFTKELEVTGRENTRLRHSIEKMREETDFTRQETEALLQQKDMLLRKLVEAEMDGTAAAKQMSALKETVGKIRTEKRMSVSDSTLLGRQRDLLIQKLETFEGTNRTLRRLLRDYHGHEMDIMRLSEQRDVLMKNLATAEAEKVNLLVKLQDKEKVVCQLTVLLETEKENVKTTAELSKALELKRAHLQGQLRKKEAENNRQTVQIKSLEQTVNLRQEEVEKLLKELKEVQESLDLGKEALKQEVQTQKQRAERSEGIAGQLSAQLLEKETQLADAQAAVESWRGRHSQEVKEKSQMEVEITVLSNQVTSLTDQLRSVEDKARAETEGLLERLHRLTSESTATRLEKQRLKAAQSAMEEKQGLSQSEVEQLKSSVKQYESLVDSYKSQLHKTRLEVDEHRLKLELAEREVQEVRAELEREVEAVRRQLLGRLAELEPLPERLKRTEQQLWEAEEQVQEHEKRSSEHCSALSELRLKVEQQGSRMEAIREKKMLLLEENKHLKQRMESLERNLEETNAQNRDLVQVITKREDSIHSSQLHLQEKSQECSVLTHKLEDAFLGAQLQLDQTRERAASKERVAQSKVLDLEAQLSRTQVELNQLRRSKEDIERRHQTRLQDMKDRLEQSDSTNRSLQNYVEFLKTSYANVFRDSALGSSVLRPLSPL, encoded by the exons ATGAATACAACTTCCGCATCACCACCTCTACACGTGCATGTTCCAGAGAGTACAccagtgcatgtgcacatgaaGAAGGGTCGGAAGATGAAAGAAGCAAAGATGAAGGGGGACACAGGGAGTCAACAAACCTCCGTTAGGAGGAAAGCAAGGGTGCCCTGGATACCTCCTGGGAAGGGCTCGACACGTGACGCCCTGTACAAGTGGGAG GGACCGACACACCGCCTAGAGATGAGGCCTGCTCCAGAGCCTGATCTTTCCCAGTCTGCGCTACGATTGGCTGACCTCTCCTCTGATGAGGAGGAAGCGCTGCAAGGCCGCATCCACCAATATGAGAGGAAGATTGACAGCCTAATGACAGAGGTTGGCTCCCTGAAGAATGAG GTGGAGCTGAGGAAGAAGGAACAGCAGTTGAGTGCGTCTCAGCGTGTAATCCAGGAGCAGGAGGATGAGCTGGTGGAATTCACCAAAGAACTGGAGGTCACTGGACGCGAAAACACCCGCCTCCGCCACTCTATTGAGAAGATGCGAGAAGAGACAGACTTCACCAG GCAGGAGACGgaggctctgctgcagcagaaagACATGCTGCTGAGGAAGCTGGTGGAGGCCGAGATGGACGGGACTGCAGCTGCCAAGCAAATGTCCGCCCTGAAAGAGACTGTGGGGAAGATAAGGACT GAGAAGCGGATGTCGGTGTCGGACTCGACCCTGCTGGGCAGGCAGAGGGACCTGCTGATACAGAAGCTGGAGACTTTTGAGGGCACAAACCGCACTCTGCGTCGCCTTCTGAGGGACTATCACGGGCATGAG ATGGATATTATGAGGTTGTCGGAGCAGAGGGACGTGCTTATGAAGAATCTGGCCACTGCCGAGGCAGAGAAGGTG AATCTTCTGGTGAAACTCCAAGACAAAGAAAAGGTAGTCTGTCAGCTCACTGTGCTTTTGGAGACTGAGAAG GAGAATGTGAAGACCACCGCAGAGCTTTCCAAAGCACTGGAGTTGAAGCGCGCTCATCTCCAAGGCCAGCTACGCAAAAAAGAGGCGGAGAATAACCGACAGACCGTCCAGATCAAA AGCCTTGAACAGACGGTTAACCTGCGACAAGAGGAGGTGGAGAAGCTGTtgaaggagctgaaggaggTACAGGAGAGTTTGGACTTGGGGAAAGAGGCCCTGAAGCAGGAGGTGCAGACGCAGAAGCAGCGGGCGGAGCGAAGCGAGGGCATAGCCGGGCAGCTTAGCGCACAGCTTctggagaag GAGACCCAGCTGGCAGATGCCCAGGCTGCAGTGGAAAGCTGGCGCGGTCGTCACTCCCAGGAGGTGAAGGAAAAGAGCCAAATGGAGGTTGAGATTACTGTCCTCAGCAA CCAGGTGACCTCCCTGACCGATCAGCTGCGCAGCGTAGAGGACAAGGCCCGGGCTGAGACAGAGGGGCTGCTCGAGCGGCTCCATCGCCTCACTTCTGAGAGCACTGCCACCAGGCTGGAGAAGCAGAGGCTTAAG GCCGCTCAGTCAGCCATGGAGGAAAAACAGGGCTTATCCCAGTCAGAGGTGGAGCAGCTGAAGTCCTCAGTGAAGCAGTATGAGAGTCTGGTGGACAGCTATAAAAGCCAG CTGCATAAGACCCGTTTGGAGGTGGACGAGCACCGCCTGAAGCTTGAACTGGCGGagagggaggtgcaggaggtGCGGGCAGAGCTAGAGCGGGAGGTGGAGGCGGTGCGGAGGCAGCTGCTGGGGCGGCTGGCGGAGCTGGAGCCGCTGCCCGAGCGGCTGAAAcgcacagagcagcagctgtGGGAGGCGGAGGAGCAGGTGCAGGAGCACGAGAAGAGGAGCAGCGAGCACTGCAGCGCACTCTCCGAGCTGCGCCTGAAG GTTGAGCAGCAGGGCAGTCGGATGGAGGCTATTCGAGAGAAGAAGATGTTGCTGCTAGAGGAGAACAAACACTTGAAGCAGAGGATGGAGAGTCTAGAAAG GAATCTGGAGGAGACCAACGCTCAGAACCGAGACCTGGTTCAGGTGATCACCAAACGGGAGGACAGTATCCACAGCAGCCAGCTGCACCTGCAGGAGAAGTCCCAGGAGTGCAGTGTCCTAACGCACAAGCTGGAGGATGCCTTTCTTGGTGCACAGCTGCAG CTGGATCAGACCCGGGAACGAGCAGCCTCCAAGGAGCGGGTGGCCCAATCTAAGGTTCTAGACCTGGAGGCACAGCTGAGTCGCACCCAAGTCGAGCTCAACCAGCTGCGTCGCAGCAAAGAGGAC ATAGAGCGTCGACACCAGACCCGGCTGCAAGATATGAAGGATCGCCTGGAGCAATCTGACAGCACCAACCGAAGTCTGCAGAACTATGTGGAATTCCTCAAGACCTCTTACGCTAATGTTTTTCGTGACTCTGCATTAGGCAGCTCCGTTCTGCGGCCCTTGTCCCCTCTTTGA
- the ptgesl gene encoding prostaglandin E synthase 2, protein MAAASARLLGQVGRHALLTQGCNTGYFALAPRISRQGGVRAYGTGGTGFRSKLFNGALIRGGGRTLGCAFLLGGGIGLYQTIKFTFQRHFAEQKADATETTPKLTLYQYKTCPFCSKVRAFLDYSGLPYQIVEVNPVMRQEIKWSKYRKVPILMVDDTVQLNDSSVIISTLKTFLVSKEKTIPQVIICYPEMKSKNDSGKEVIEYNNKYWLMLSEIEADQLYPEKESRKEEMKWRQWADDWLVHLISPNVYRTPSESLASFDYIVREGKFGTFEGFFAKYVGALAMFLISKRLKSRHNLQDDVRQDLYEAVNDWVSAIGKSRKFMGGERPNLADLAVFGVLRVMEGLQSFDDMMENTKVKYWYRRMERAVQHHEGQN, encoded by the exons ATGGCAGCGGCCAGTGCAAGATTACTGGGCCAGGTTGGGCGACATGCTCTCCTGACACAGGGTTGTAACACGGGGTACTTTGCTCTCGCACCTCGAATTTCTCGGCAGGGGGGCGTAAGGGCTTACGGAACTGGTGGCACGGGGTTCAGATCTAAATTGTTTAATGGTGCCCTAATAAGAGGCGGGGGCCGAACCCTGGGATGTGCTTTCTTGCTGGGAGGTGGTATCGGCTTGTACCAGACGATCAAGTTCACCTTTCAGCGTCATTTCGCAGAGCAAAAGGCAGAC GCAACCGAAACAACACCTAAGTTGACCCTGTATCAATACAAGACCTGTCCATTCTGCAGTAAGGTGCGAGCCTTTCTGGACTACTCTGGACTCCCCTACCAGATTGTGGAGGTCAACCCTGTCATGCGTCAGGAGATCAAGTGGTCAAAGTACAGGAAGGTGCCCATCCTGATGGTAGATGATACTGTG CAACTGAACGATTCATCTGTAATAATCAGTACTCTGAAGACATTCTTGGTCAGCAA GGAAAAGACAATTCCTCAGGTCATTATCTGCTACCCAGAAATGAAGTCCAAAAATGATAGTGGGAAAGAGGTGATAGAGTACAACAACAAGTACTGGCTCATGCTGAGTGAAATTGAAGCAGACCAGCTCTACCCTGAAAAGGAGTCAAGAAA AGAGGAAATGAAGTGGCGCCAATGGGCAGATGATTGGTTGGTGCACCTCATTTCCCCAAATGTGTATAGGACCCCCAGTGAGTCTCTGGCCTCCTTTGACTACATAGTACGGGAAGGCAAGTTTGGTACTTTTGAGGGCTTCTTTGCCAAATATGTGGGGGCGCTTGCCATGTTCCTCATCTCAAAGAGACTGAAAAGCAG GCACAACCTGCAAGATGATGTGCGACAGGACCTGTACGAGGCTGTGAATGACTGGGTGTCTGCCATTGGCAAGTCAAGGAAGTTTATGGGTGGGGAGCGGCCTAACCTGGCAGACCTG GCAGTATTTGGGGTCCTCAGAGTGATGGAGGGACTGCAGTCCTTTGATGACATGATGGAAAACACCAAGGTGAAATACTGGTATCGGCGGATGGAGAGAGCTGTCCAGCACCATGAGGGACAAAACTAA
- the gle1 gene encoding nucleoporin GLE1 isoform X2, which produces MPAESLRWDTLDALKNSPKGKIIYKTYWEQDGEDILSECNAPPSLSPLAGVFLKGLSARPLQKTCSLGSPSRDSSPGQSEDVLVPSSAPTSPRLLAPAPQSPLISPPPPSSTEVEEEENTQDQEMDREPSPELNSAPSPTPPPTISLLSPRATQMAGCIRVCEEKHRAKAKAELSARQEQQERLVEAVASRESEQLKRFEEYMELKQRQDYQSVRDMMDKETQESLGRQEKLKEEHRHRMKIQNLRLREAEQQRLREAELERQRQVEGRERLRALNAIQEEVLQLNQQLEPSALSQATPTHDLASYSMRGNQLCSQVSEVVRTTAEGRFPSMEDMAVADRALQDMRALVRAMQLEAAQAQEKRRKEEEEEKERRKQAELQAQLEEQKKSAALSAKEKARKKGLQTKAEESTLKWYQELQGSANQCALSFDDLNNTKDQQSKRLKMELQKAASIPISQISRTSGSKLREIFDKIDKLLSGRSVQSGGKSISASQHPHGLSFVSYKLAEKFVKQGEEEVASHHEAAFPIAVVASGVWDLHPKVGDLILAHLHKKCPYSVPYYPPMKDGTSVEDYQRILGYRVDDSGVEAQDSFLKRMSGMIRLYAAIIQLRWPYNKQGPAPHGLNNGWRWLAQMLNMEPLADVTATLLFDFLEVCGHALMKQYQGQFWKLILLIKEEYFPRIEAVTSTGQMGSVMRLKQFLESSLRRKEIPPPKGQLSSSFWRT; this is translated from the exons ATGCCTGCTGAAAGTCTAAGGTGGGATACGCTGGATGCCTTGAAAAATTCTCCGAAAGGGAAAATAATATACAAAACATATTGGGAACAAGATGGGGAG GATATTCTGTCCGAGTGCAATGCTCCACCAAGCCTGTCGCCTCTTGCTGGGGTATTCCTGAAAGGGCTGAGCGCCCGGCCCCTGCAGAAGACCTGCTCCCTCGGCTCGCCCTCCCGCGACTCCAGCCCAGGCCAATCTGAGGATGTCCTTGTGCCCAGCTCCGCGCCAACTAGCCCCCGCCTCCTCGCCCCAGCTCCCCAGTCTCCCCTCAtctccccacctccaccctctaGTACAGAGGTTGAGGAAGAAGAG AACACACAGGATCAGGAGATGGATCGTGAACCCAGCCCAGAACTGAATTCCGCCCCCAGCccaactccaccccccaccatcTCCCTGCTGTCACCCCGAGCAACTCAGATGGCAGGCTGCATCCGTGTCTGTGAGGAGAAGCATCGTGCTAAAGCCAAG GCAGAGTTGAGTGCcaggcaggagcagcaggagcggCTGGTGGAAGCTGTGGCCAGCCGTGAGTCTGAGCAGCTGAAGCGCTTTGAGGAGTACATGGAGTTAAAGCAGAGACAAGACTACCAGAGCGTGCGGGACATGATGGACAAAGA GACACAGGAGAGTCTTGGGCGCCAAGAAAAGCTGAAGGAGGAGCATAGACACAGGATGAAG ATCCAGAACTTGCGGTTGCGAGAGGCGGAGCAGCAGCGCCTGCGGGAGGCGGAGCTTGAGAGGCAACGGCAGGTGGAAGGCCGGGAGAGGCTGCGCGCCCTCAACGCCATCCAGGAAGAGGTGCTGCAGCTCAACCAGCAGCTGGAGCCCTCCGCTCTATctcaggccacgcccacccatGACCTGGCCTCCTACAGCATGCGCGGCAACCAGCTCTGCTCGCAGGTTTCAGAAGTTGTTCGCACTACGGCTGAG GGACGGTTCCCCAGTATGGAGGACATGGCTGTGGCAGACCGTGCCTTGCAGGACATGAGGGCACTAGTGAGGGCCATGCAGCTGGAGGCCGCCCAGGCccaggagaagaggaggaaggaggaggaagaggagaaagagcgCAGGAAGCAGGCAGAACTGCAGGCTCAGCTGGAGGAGCAGAAAAAAAGCGCTGCGCTCTCAGCCAAGGAGAAAGCGAGGAAAAAGG GGCTGCAGACAAAAGCAGAAGAAAGCACTCTCAAATGGTACCAGGAGTTGCAAGGCTCTGCCAACCAGTGTGCCCTGTCATTTGACGACCTCAACAACACCAAAGATCAG CAGAGTAAAAGGCTAAAGATGGAGCTTCAGAAGGCGGCCTCAATCCCCATTAGCCAGATCTCCAGGACCTCAG GATCCAAGTTGAGGGAAATCTTTGACAAGATTGACAAGCTGTTATCTGGACGTTCAGTGCAGTCAGGGGGCAAGTCGATCTCCGCCTCCCAGCATCCTCACGGCCTGTCCTTTGTCAGCTACAAGCTGGCAGAGAAGTTTGTG AAACAAGGTGAAGAGGAGGTTGCCTCTCATCATGAGGCGGCTTTCCCAATTGCTGTGGTGGCTTCGGGGGTGTGGGACCTTCACCCTAAGGTGGGGGACCTCATCCTGGCCCACTTGCACAAGAAGTGCCCTTACTCTGTGCCCTATTACCCACCCATGAAGGATGGTACATCAGTGGAGGACTATCAGAG GATCCTGGGATACCGAGTGGATGATTCAGGAGTGGAAGCTCAAGACAGCTTCCTTAAAAGAATGTCAGGCATGATTCGACTCTATGCAGCCATCATACAGCTGAGATGGCCCTACAACAAACAGGGG CCTGCCCCTCATGGCTTGAACAACGGCTGGCGCTGGCTGGCCCAGATGTTGAACATGGAGCCCCTGGCTGATGTCACAGCCACCCTTCTTTTTGACTTTTTAGAG gtgtgtggtcaTGCCCTGATGAAGCAATACCAAGGACAATTCTGGAAACTCATCCTTCTCATTAAGGAGGAGTACTTTCCCAG aATCGAGGCGGTGACCAGCACAGGCCAGATGGGCTCTGTGATGAGGCTGAAGCAGTTCCTGGAG AGTTCTCTGAGGCGCAAAGAGATTCCTCCCCCGAAAGGTCAGCTCAGCTCCTCGTTCTGGAGGACTTGA
- the LOC118237069 gene encoding outer dense fiber protein 2-like isoform X1, whose protein sequence is MGKLMNTTSASPPLHVHVPESTPVHVHMKKGRKMKEAKMKGDTGSQQTSVRRKARVPWIPPGKGSTRDALYKWEGPTHRLEMRPAPEPDLSQSALRLADLSSDEEEALQGRIHQYERKIDSLMTEVGSLKNEVELRKKEQQLSASQRVIQEQEDELVEFTKELEVTGRENTRLRHSIEKMREETDFTRQETEALLQQKDMLLRKLVEAEMDGTAAAKQMSALKETVGKIRTEKRMSVSDSTLLGRQRDLLIQKLETFEGTNRTLRRLLRDYHGHEMDIMRLSEQRDVLMKNLATAEAEKVNLLVKLQDKEKVVCQLTVLLETEKENVKTTAELSKALELKRAHLQGQLRKKEAENNRQTVQIKSLEQTVNLRQEEVEKLLKELKEVQESLDLGKEALKQEVQTQKQRAERSEGIAGQLSAQLLEKETQLADAQAAVESWRGRHSQEVKEKSQMEVEITVLSNQVTSLTDQLRSVEDKARAETEGLLERLHRLTSESTATRLEKQRLKAAQSAMEEKQGLSQSEVEQLKSSVKQYESLVDSYKSQLHKTRLEVDEHRLKLELAEREVQEVRAELEREVEAVRRQLLGRLAELEPLPERLKRTEQQLWEAEEQVQEHEKRSSEHCSALSELRLKVEQQGSRMEAIREKKMLLLEENKHLKQRMESLERNLEETNAQNRDLVQVITKREDSIHSSQLHLQEKSQECSVLTHKLEDAFLGAQLQLDQTRERAASKERVAQSKVLDLEAQLSRTQVELNQLRRSKEDIERRHQTRLQDMKDRLEQSDSTNRSLQNYVEFLKTSYANVFRDSALGSSVLRPLSPL, encoded by the exons ATG GGGAAATTAATGAATACAACTTCCGCATCACCACCTCTACACGTGCATGTTCCAGAGAGTACAccagtgcatgtgcacatgaaGAAGGGTCGGAAGATGAAAGAAGCAAAGATGAAGGGGGACACAGGGAGTCAACAAACCTCCGTTAGGAGGAAAGCAAGGGTGCCCTGGATACCTCCTGGGAAGGGCTCGACACGTGACGCCCTGTACAAGTGGGAG GGACCGACACACCGCCTAGAGATGAGGCCTGCTCCAGAGCCTGATCTTTCCCAGTCTGCGCTACGATTGGCTGACCTCTCCTCTGATGAGGAGGAAGCGCTGCAAGGCCGCATCCACCAATATGAGAGGAAGATTGACAGCCTAATGACAGAGGTTGGCTCCCTGAAGAATGAG GTGGAGCTGAGGAAGAAGGAACAGCAGTTGAGTGCGTCTCAGCGTGTAATCCAGGAGCAGGAGGATGAGCTGGTGGAATTCACCAAAGAACTGGAGGTCACTGGACGCGAAAACACCCGCCTCCGCCACTCTATTGAGAAGATGCGAGAAGAGACAGACTTCACCAG GCAGGAGACGgaggctctgctgcagcagaaagACATGCTGCTGAGGAAGCTGGTGGAGGCCGAGATGGACGGGACTGCAGCTGCCAAGCAAATGTCCGCCCTGAAAGAGACTGTGGGGAAGATAAGGACT GAGAAGCGGATGTCGGTGTCGGACTCGACCCTGCTGGGCAGGCAGAGGGACCTGCTGATACAGAAGCTGGAGACTTTTGAGGGCACAAACCGCACTCTGCGTCGCCTTCTGAGGGACTATCACGGGCATGAG ATGGATATTATGAGGTTGTCGGAGCAGAGGGACGTGCTTATGAAGAATCTGGCCACTGCCGAGGCAGAGAAGGTG AATCTTCTGGTGAAACTCCAAGACAAAGAAAAGGTAGTCTGTCAGCTCACTGTGCTTTTGGAGACTGAGAAG GAGAATGTGAAGACCACCGCAGAGCTTTCCAAAGCACTGGAGTTGAAGCGCGCTCATCTCCAAGGCCAGCTACGCAAAAAAGAGGCGGAGAATAACCGACAGACCGTCCAGATCAAA AGCCTTGAACAGACGGTTAACCTGCGACAAGAGGAGGTGGAGAAGCTGTtgaaggagctgaaggaggTACAGGAGAGTTTGGACTTGGGGAAAGAGGCCCTGAAGCAGGAGGTGCAGACGCAGAAGCAGCGGGCGGAGCGAAGCGAGGGCATAGCCGGGCAGCTTAGCGCACAGCTTctggagaag GAGACCCAGCTGGCAGATGCCCAGGCTGCAGTGGAAAGCTGGCGCGGTCGTCACTCCCAGGAGGTGAAGGAAAAGAGCCAAATGGAGGTTGAGATTACTGTCCTCAGCAA CCAGGTGACCTCCCTGACCGATCAGCTGCGCAGCGTAGAGGACAAGGCCCGGGCTGAGACAGAGGGGCTGCTCGAGCGGCTCCATCGCCTCACTTCTGAGAGCACTGCCACCAGGCTGGAGAAGCAGAGGCTTAAG GCCGCTCAGTCAGCCATGGAGGAAAAACAGGGCTTATCCCAGTCAGAGGTGGAGCAGCTGAAGTCCTCAGTGAAGCAGTATGAGAGTCTGGTGGACAGCTATAAAAGCCAG CTGCATAAGACCCGTTTGGAGGTGGACGAGCACCGCCTGAAGCTTGAACTGGCGGagagggaggtgcaggaggtGCGGGCAGAGCTAGAGCGGGAGGTGGAGGCGGTGCGGAGGCAGCTGCTGGGGCGGCTGGCGGAGCTGGAGCCGCTGCCCGAGCGGCTGAAAcgcacagagcagcagctgtGGGAGGCGGAGGAGCAGGTGCAGGAGCACGAGAAGAGGAGCAGCGAGCACTGCAGCGCACTCTCCGAGCTGCGCCTGAAG GTTGAGCAGCAGGGCAGTCGGATGGAGGCTATTCGAGAGAAGAAGATGTTGCTGCTAGAGGAGAACAAACACTTGAAGCAGAGGATGGAGAGTCTAGAAAG GAATCTGGAGGAGACCAACGCTCAGAACCGAGACCTGGTTCAGGTGATCACCAAACGGGAGGACAGTATCCACAGCAGCCAGCTGCACCTGCAGGAGAAGTCCCAGGAGTGCAGTGTCCTAACGCACAAGCTGGAGGATGCCTTTCTTGGTGCACAGCTGCAG CTGGATCAGACCCGGGAACGAGCAGCCTCCAAGGAGCGGGTGGCCCAATCTAAGGTTCTAGACCTGGAGGCACAGCTGAGTCGCACCCAAGTCGAGCTCAACCAGCTGCGTCGCAGCAAAGAGGAC ATAGAGCGTCGACACCAGACCCGGCTGCAAGATATGAAGGATCGCCTGGAGCAATCTGACAGCACCAACCGAAGTCTGCAGAACTATGTGGAATTCCTCAAGACCTCTTACGCTAATGTTTTTCGTGACTCTGCATTAGGCAGCTCCGTTCTGCGGCCCTTGTCCCCTCTTTGA
- the gle1 gene encoding nucleoporin GLE1 isoform X1: MPAESLRWDTLDALKNSPKGKIIYKTYWEQDGEDILSECNAPPSLSPLAGVFLKGLSARPLQKTCSLGSPSRDSSPGQSEDVLVPSSAPTSPRLLAPAPQSPLISPPPPSSTEVEEEEQNTQDQEMDREPSPELNSAPSPTPPPTISLLSPRATQMAGCIRVCEEKHRAKAKAELSARQEQQERLVEAVASRESEQLKRFEEYMELKQRQDYQSVRDMMDKETQESLGRQEKLKEEHRHRMKIQNLRLREAEQQRLREAELERQRQVEGRERLRALNAIQEEVLQLNQQLEPSALSQATPTHDLASYSMRGNQLCSQVSEVVRTTAEGRFPSMEDMAVADRALQDMRALVRAMQLEAAQAQEKRRKEEEEEKERRKQAELQAQLEEQKKSAALSAKEKARKKGLQTKAEESTLKWYQELQGSANQCALSFDDLNNTKDQQSKRLKMELQKAASIPISQISRTSGSKLREIFDKIDKLLSGRSVQSGGKSISASQHPHGLSFVSYKLAEKFVKQGEEEVASHHEAAFPIAVVASGVWDLHPKVGDLILAHLHKKCPYSVPYYPPMKDGTSVEDYQRILGYRVDDSGVEAQDSFLKRMSGMIRLYAAIIQLRWPYNKQGPAPHGLNNGWRWLAQMLNMEPLADVTATLLFDFLEVCGHALMKQYQGQFWKLILLIKEEYFPRIEAVTSTGQMGSVMRLKQFLESSLRRKEIPPPKGQLSSSFWRT, encoded by the exons ATGCCTGCTGAAAGTCTAAGGTGGGATACGCTGGATGCCTTGAAAAATTCTCCGAAAGGGAAAATAATATACAAAACATATTGGGAACAAGATGGGGAG GATATTCTGTCCGAGTGCAATGCTCCACCAAGCCTGTCGCCTCTTGCTGGGGTATTCCTGAAAGGGCTGAGCGCCCGGCCCCTGCAGAAGACCTGCTCCCTCGGCTCGCCCTCCCGCGACTCCAGCCCAGGCCAATCTGAGGATGTCCTTGTGCCCAGCTCCGCGCCAACTAGCCCCCGCCTCCTCGCCCCAGCTCCCCAGTCTCCCCTCAtctccccacctccaccctctaGTACAGAGGTTGAGGAAGAAGAG CAGAACACACAGGATCAGGAGATGGATCGTGAACCCAGCCCAGAACTGAATTCCGCCCCCAGCccaactccaccccccaccatcTCCCTGCTGTCACCCCGAGCAACTCAGATGGCAGGCTGCATCCGTGTCTGTGAGGAGAAGCATCGTGCTAAAGCCAAG GCAGAGTTGAGTGCcaggcaggagcagcaggagcggCTGGTGGAAGCTGTGGCCAGCCGTGAGTCTGAGCAGCTGAAGCGCTTTGAGGAGTACATGGAGTTAAAGCAGAGACAAGACTACCAGAGCGTGCGGGACATGATGGACAAAGA GACACAGGAGAGTCTTGGGCGCCAAGAAAAGCTGAAGGAGGAGCATAGACACAGGATGAAG ATCCAGAACTTGCGGTTGCGAGAGGCGGAGCAGCAGCGCCTGCGGGAGGCGGAGCTTGAGAGGCAACGGCAGGTGGAAGGCCGGGAGAGGCTGCGCGCCCTCAACGCCATCCAGGAAGAGGTGCTGCAGCTCAACCAGCAGCTGGAGCCCTCCGCTCTATctcaggccacgcccacccatGACCTGGCCTCCTACAGCATGCGCGGCAACCAGCTCTGCTCGCAGGTTTCAGAAGTTGTTCGCACTACGGCTGAG GGACGGTTCCCCAGTATGGAGGACATGGCTGTGGCAGACCGTGCCTTGCAGGACATGAGGGCACTAGTGAGGGCCATGCAGCTGGAGGCCGCCCAGGCccaggagaagaggaggaaggaggaggaagaggagaaagagcgCAGGAAGCAGGCAGAACTGCAGGCTCAGCTGGAGGAGCAGAAAAAAAGCGCTGCGCTCTCAGCCAAGGAGAAAGCGAGGAAAAAGG GGCTGCAGACAAAAGCAGAAGAAAGCACTCTCAAATGGTACCAGGAGTTGCAAGGCTCTGCCAACCAGTGTGCCCTGTCATTTGACGACCTCAACAACACCAAAGATCAG CAGAGTAAAAGGCTAAAGATGGAGCTTCAGAAGGCGGCCTCAATCCCCATTAGCCAGATCTCCAGGACCTCAG GATCCAAGTTGAGGGAAATCTTTGACAAGATTGACAAGCTGTTATCTGGACGTTCAGTGCAGTCAGGGGGCAAGTCGATCTCCGCCTCCCAGCATCCTCACGGCCTGTCCTTTGTCAGCTACAAGCTGGCAGAGAAGTTTGTG AAACAAGGTGAAGAGGAGGTTGCCTCTCATCATGAGGCGGCTTTCCCAATTGCTGTGGTGGCTTCGGGGGTGTGGGACCTTCACCCTAAGGTGGGGGACCTCATCCTGGCCCACTTGCACAAGAAGTGCCCTTACTCTGTGCCCTATTACCCACCCATGAAGGATGGTACATCAGTGGAGGACTATCAGAG GATCCTGGGATACCGAGTGGATGATTCAGGAGTGGAAGCTCAAGACAGCTTCCTTAAAAGAATGTCAGGCATGATTCGACTCTATGCAGCCATCATACAGCTGAGATGGCCCTACAACAAACAGGGG CCTGCCCCTCATGGCTTGAACAACGGCTGGCGCTGGCTGGCCCAGATGTTGAACATGGAGCCCCTGGCTGATGTCACAGCCACCCTTCTTTTTGACTTTTTAGAG gtgtgtggtcaTGCCCTGATGAAGCAATACCAAGGACAATTCTGGAAACTCATCCTTCTCATTAAGGAGGAGTACTTTCCCAG aATCGAGGCGGTGACCAGCACAGGCCAGATGGGCTCTGTGATGAGGCTGAAGCAGTTCCTGGAG AGTTCTCTGAGGCGCAAAGAGATTCCTCCCCCGAAAGGTCAGCTCAGCTCCTCGTTCTGGAGGACTTGA